A genomic region of Caenorhabditis elegans chromosome V contains the following coding sequences:
- the pha-4 gene encoding Defective pharyngeal development protein 4 (Confirmed by transcript evidence), protein MLPNGTTSGTSDTGNQVPATSSAASSVDYTAMNAQDYLPTYSNTTLNYQPYQYQTAANGLLNYNNYSQYATANQLGSNYISPANFMQGGGISPLGFTTGTTGATTAAASVATSSASAVIGRSNGRSSSTVAASPADRSYSGVSGGQGQELTIQEFETVTEKIRRHGTYGQSKPPYSYISLITMAIQKSNSRQLTLSEIYNWIMDLFPYYQNNQQRWQNSIRHSLSFNDCFVKVARSPDKPGKGSFWTLHEHCGNMFENGCYLRRQKRFKVKEREPSRKKRNANSQQLHQQQHIPKMEIKEEDPTSITTTSSLGAYSLIPQISTKKEIKEELKAVQDATAAAANLGLIDPSGTPSAVNHSQPTSVISSVGTLGTTQAQMTLNGQYASPYLYSSDFATILPQSQNFLNNTLYNTTSSYPGIDYTNGVYQNTLYSSTNPNSAANL, encoded by the exons gCCATGAACGCTCAGGACTATCTGCCGACGTATTCTAATACTACGTTAAACTACCAACCATATCAG TACCAGACTGCTGCCAATGGACTTCTGAACTACAACAACTACAGCCAGTATGCCACTGCTAATCAGCTCGGATCGAACTACATCAGCCCAGCCAATTTCATGCAAGGAGGAGGAATTTCACCTCttg GTTTTACCACTGGCACCACCGGAGCCACCACAGCGGCCGCTTCCGTGGCCACGTCGTCCGCCTCAGCGGTCATCGGAAGAAGCAATGGACGATCAAGCTCGACGGTTGCTGCATCGCCAGCCGATAGGTCTTATTCTGGTGTAAGCGGAGGGCAAGGCCAAGAACTCACGATTCAGGAATTTGAAACTGTCACGGAAAAGATCAGAAGACATGGAACTTATGGACAATCGAAACCTCCATACTCTTACATTAGCTTAATTACTATGGCAATTCAAAAGTCTAATTCTAGACAATTGACATTGTCTGAAATCTACAATTGGATCATGGATTTGTTCCCTTACTATCAGAACAATCAACAAAGATGGCAAAACTCAATTCGCCACTCCCTCTCCTTCAATGATTGCTTTGTAAAGGTTGCCAG gtccCCTGACAAGCCTGGAAAGGGATCCTTCTGGACTCTTCACGAGCACTGTGGGAATATGTTTGAGAATGGATGCTACCTCCGTAGGCAGAAGAGATTCAAGGTCAAGGAACGTGAGCCATCGAGAAAGAAGAGAAATGCCAACTCCCAACAATTGCATCAACAACAACACAttccaaaaatggaaatcaaAGAAGAGGATCCAACATCCATCACGACCACATCATCACTTGGTGCTTATTCTCTGATCCCTCAAATTTCTACAAAGAAGGAGATCAAGGAAGAGCTGAAAGCTGTGCAAGATGCAACTGCAGCTGCTGCCAATCTTGGCCTAATTGACCCATCGGGAACGCCGTCGGCTGTTAATCACAGTCAACCTACTTCAGTGATCTCAAGTGTTGGCACACTAGGAACCACGCAAGCACAG atgacaCTCAATGGTCAATACGCGTCTCCTTACCTCTACAGTTCGGATTTTGCCACAATTCTCCCACAATCCCAGAATTTCCTGAACAACACACTCTACAACACAACGAGCAGTTATCCAGGAATTGACTACACCAACGGAGTATACCAGAATACTCTTTACAG ctcCACCAACCCGAACTCGGCCGCCAACCTATAA
- the pha-4 gene encoding Defective pharyngeal development protein 4 (Confirmed by transcript evidence) encodes MNAQDYLPTYSNTTLNYQPYQYQTAANGLLNYNNYSQYATANQLGSNYISPANFMQGGGISPLGFTTGTTGATTAAASVATSSASAVIGRSNGRSSSTVAASPADRSYSGVSGGQGQELTIQEFETVTEKIRRHGTYGQSKPPYSYISLITMAIQKSNSRQLTLSEIYNWIMDLFPYYQNNQQRWQNSIRHSLSFNDCFVKVARSPDKPGKGSFWTLHEHCGNMFENGCYLRRQKRFKVKEREPSRKKRNANSQQLHQQQHIPKMEIKEEDPTSITTTSSLGAYSLIPQISTKKEIKEELKAVQDATAAAANLGLIDPSGTPSAVNHSQPTSVISSVGTLGTTQAQMTLNGQYASPYLYSSDFATILPQSQNFLNNTLYNTTSSYPGIDYTNGVYQNTLYSSTNPNSAANL; translated from the exons ATGAACGCTCAGGACTATCTGCCGACGTATTCTAATACTACGTTAAACTACCAACCATATCAG TACCAGACTGCTGCCAATGGACTTCTGAACTACAACAACTACAGCCAGTATGCCACTGCTAATCAGCTCGGATCGAACTACATCAGCCCAGCCAATTTCATGCAAGGAGGAGGAATTTCACCTCttg GTTTTACCACTGGCACCACCGGAGCCACCACAGCGGCCGCTTCCGTGGCCACGTCGTCCGCCTCAGCGGTCATCGGAAGAAGCAATGGACGATCAAGCTCGACGGTTGCTGCATCGCCAGCCGATAGGTCTTATTCTGGTGTAAGCGGAGGGCAAGGCCAAGAACTCACGATTCAGGAATTTGAAACTGTCACGGAAAAGATCAGAAGACATGGAACTTATGGACAATCGAAACCTCCATACTCTTACATTAGCTTAATTACTATGGCAATTCAAAAGTCTAATTCTAGACAATTGACATTGTCTGAAATCTACAATTGGATCATGGATTTGTTCCCTTACTATCAGAACAATCAACAAAGATGGCAAAACTCAATTCGCCACTCCCTCTCCTTCAATGATTGCTTTGTAAAGGTTGCCAG gtccCCTGACAAGCCTGGAAAGGGATCCTTCTGGACTCTTCACGAGCACTGTGGGAATATGTTTGAGAATGGATGCTACCTCCGTAGGCAGAAGAGATTCAAGGTCAAGGAACGTGAGCCATCGAGAAAGAAGAGAAATGCCAACTCCCAACAATTGCATCAACAACAACACAttccaaaaatggaaatcaaAGAAGAGGATCCAACATCCATCACGACCACATCATCACTTGGTGCTTATTCTCTGATCCCTCAAATTTCTACAAAGAAGGAGATCAAGGAAGAGCTGAAAGCTGTGCAAGATGCAACTGCAGCTGCTGCCAATCTTGGCCTAATTGACCCATCGGGAACGCCGTCGGCTGTTAATCACAGTCAACCTACTTCAGTGATCTCAAGTGTTGGCACACTAGGAACCACGCAAGCACAG atgacaCTCAATGGTCAATACGCGTCTCCTTACCTCTACAGTTCGGATTTTGCCACAATTCTCCCACAATCCCAGAATTTCCTGAACAACACACTCTACAACACAACGAGCAGTTATCCAGGAATTGACTACACCAACGGAGTATACCAGAATACTCTTTACAG ctcCACCAACCCGAACTCGGCCGCCAACCTATAA
- the elp-1 gene encoding Echinoderm microtubule-associated protein-like elp-1 (Confirmed by transcript evidence): MSISNGWSSSSIISDVLPEEEFEEVEEDELILNENDRLKFRVDELEKIVVAQRNEILLLQSSTVEILRRLQNLEIQDQSRSPTCSGYSSLPRRISGSKSSYTMSPSHAPPRSSHANSKSLYINGMNNNSEEVSPGPPRHRPPTRGSDGMVNVSVGKSARGSPMRKWVSTHDMKDTDRFRRLSTSSEASTSATMNPIVNSVRRLSTTHRQSSPSLLSLCSVISRSPSTSSILRKNNRTCQFSNGSGHLPIFIGGKTVQVPVPTGYENMDPTMDQDPPTMKVTLKHVYSYRGKDVRSNIEMLPTGELVFFSANLVVLMNITGEDRSQRIYHGHTCDVKCITLHPNKILVASGQSSCHSVEKFQKPEHTSPIDSPEDLVRQLEMEHTEAHVRIWDTIKLTTLMVLNGFEKGICHVAFSKTDSGSLLAVVDDSLKHLMSVWNWQKGKREGEVKASNDVVFECKWHPTIRNLIVLYGKGHFSFFNYDPATGVLVKTVATFEGRDKPKTVLSMCFGENDQVVTGDSNGTISIWDPRTCKTTKQAHSVHPGGVYSLTLAKSGKILSGGKDRMVSEWDLQDLVRTRRPIELPDEKGFPRVILQNGSELIIGTSSNTLLFGNIENSTNLTSLIEGDPGNLTFLLTCSSNQLITSSQCGTLRIWNHIDKKVEFSKKFIDSVECVDVDVTNTHIILGFAAGLWIVMNITKQQTIQEKKEGTAPITAVKFAPSGATFAVATKDPHLTIYRIDASKNLLVIARIHHIPAPIVALDFSSDSQYLRGQSIGAHLLFWTKAGEICDGTSVKDVKWGSSRVKIGFETALVAHSSNGQVTAVAQCEDISACGMENGTIRIYKNPVTSVTAGFVELLGHGRIIKSVAFSNKIQLFSCSPTDNSVFEWCLE, encoded by the exons atgtcaataaGCAATGGTTGGTCGTCGTCGTCAATTATATCCGACGTGCTGCCAGAAGAAGAGTttgaagaagttgaagaaG ACGAGCTGATACTCAATGAGAATGATCGGTTGAAATTTCGAGTTGATGAACTGGAGAAGATTGTGGTTGCTCAAAGGAATGAAATC CTTCTTTTACAAAGCTCTACAGTAGAAATACTGCGAAGGCTACAAAATCTTGAAATACAAGATCAATCGAGATCGCCCACATGTTCAGGATACAGTTCAC ttccTCGTCGAATTTCGGGGTCGAAAAGCTCATATACAATGTCTCCGTCACATGCTCCACCTCGCTCATCTCATGCGAATTCCAAAAGTCTTTACATAAATGGAATGAATAATAATTCAGAGGAAGTTTCACCCGGTCCACCACGCCACCGCCCACCAACACGGGGAAGTGATGGTATGGTGAATGTGTCCGTTGGCAAATCAGCTAGAGGATCACCAATGAGAAAATGGGTATCCACGCATGACATGAAAGATACCGATAGGTTTAGAAGACTATCAACATCGTCGGAAGCAAGTACCAGTGCAACTATGAATCCTATTGTGAATAGCGTTAGACGACTATCcac CACTCACCGTCAATCAAGCCCCTCACTATTGTCACTATGCTCTGTGATTTCCAGAAGTCCCAGCACTTCATCAATTTTGCG aaagaaCAATAGGacttgtcaattttcaaatggcAGTGGCCACCTTCCAATATTCATCGGAGGAAAAACTGTGCAAGTTCCGGTGCCAACTGGTTATG agaaCATGGACCCGACTATGGATCAAGATCCCCCAACTATGAAAGTTACATTGAAGCATGTCTACA GCTATCGTGGTAAGGATGTTCGTTCAAACATCGAAATGCTTCCAACTGGAGAACTGGTGTTCTTTTCCgcaaatttggtagttttgatGAATATTACTGGCGAAGATCGTAGTCAACGCATTTATCATGGACACACTTGCGATGTTAAATG TATTACCCTCCACCCAAACAAGATTTTAGTAGCTTCCGGACAATCTTCATGCCACTCggtagaaaaatttcaaaaacctgaACACACGTCTCCGATAGATTCGCCAGAAGATCTCGTGAGACAGTTAGAAATGGAACATACAGAAGCTCATGTCAGAATTTGGGATACGATCAAGCTAACAACGTTAATGGTTCTAAATGGATTTGAAAAGGGCATATGCCACGTGGCCTTCTCTAAGACAGATTCGGGATCATTATTGGCAGTTGTGGATGAttctttgaaacatttgatgTCTGTTTGGAATTGGCAAAAGGGAAAAAGAGAAGGCGAAGTTAAA GCGTCCAATGATGTAGTTTTCGAGTGCAAATGGCATCCAACAATTCGAAATCTGATAGTTCTATACGGAAAAGgacacttttcatttttcaactatgATCCAGCGACGGGGGTTCTTGTGAAAACTGTAGCTACTTTTGAG GGACGAGACAAGCCAAAAACAGTGTTAAGTATGTGTTTTGGGGAAAATGACCAAGTGGTCACTGGAGATTCTAATGGAACAATTTCTATTTGGGATCCGAGAACTTGTAAAACGACAAAGCAG GCTCATTCTGTGCACCCCGGTGGAGTGTACTCGTTGACACTTGCAAAATCCGGGAAGATACTTTCTGGTGGAAAAGATAGAATGGTTTCTGAATGGGATCTTCAAGATTTGGTTCGTACAAGACGTCCAATCGAATTGCCGGATGAGAAAGGTTTCCCACGTGTTATACTTCAAAATGGAAGCGAATTGATAATTGGCACTTCATCAAACACACTTTTGTTTGGAAATATCGAGAACTCAACAAATTTGACAAGTTTGATAGAG GGAGACCCTGGGAACCTAACTTTTCTTTTGACGTGCAGTTCTAATCAACTAATCACTTCTTCTCAATGCGGAACACTTCGAATATGGAATCATATTGacaaaaaagtagaattttccaagaaattcaTAGATTCAGTGGAATGTGTTGATGTTGATGTTACGAATACTCACATCATATTAGGATTTGCTGCAGGACTTTGGATTGTGATGAACATTACCAAACAGCAAACGattcaagagaaaaaagaagggaCTGCTCCCATTACGGCAGTGAAATTTGCTCCAAGTGGAGCTACATTCGCAGTTGCAACGAAG GATCCTCATCTCACTATCTATCGCATCGATGCATCTAAAAATTTGCTTGTTATTGCTCGAATTCATCATATTCCCGCTCCAATTGTTGCCCTAGATTTTTCATCCGATTCTCAATATTTACGAGGACAGTCTATTGGAGCGCATTTACTATTTTGGACGAAAGCCGGAGAAATTTGTGATGGAACATCTGTAAAAGATGTGAAATGGGGTAGTTCAAGggtgaaaattggttttgaaaCTGCTCTCGTTGCACATTCATCAAATG gacaAGTAACTGCTGTTGCTCAGTGCGAGGACATTTCAGCATGTGGCATGGAAAATGGTACAATCCGGATATACAAAAATCCAGTAACCAGTGTAACG gccgGTTTCGTTGAACTTCTTGGACACGGAAGGATTATTAAAAGTGTTGCATTCTCAAACAAAATTCAACTGTTCTCATGTTCGCCAACTGATAATTCGGTTTTTGAATGGTGCCTGGAATAA
- the elp-1 gene encoding HELP domain-containing protein (Confirmed by transcript evidence) produces the protein MFTVPGFCSLRSQVQTQQPRGANFYELILNENDRLKFRVDELEKIVVAQRNEILLLQSSTVEILRRLQNLEIQDQSRSPTCSGYSSLPRRISGSKSSYTMSPSHAPPRSSHANSKSLYINGMNNNSEEVSPGPPRHRPPTRGSDGMVNVSVGKSARGSPMRKWVSTHDMKDTDRFRRLSTSSEASTSATMNPIVNSVRRLSTTHRQSSPSLLSLCSVISRSPSTSSILRKNNRTCQFSNGSGHLPIFIGGKTVQVPVPTGYENMDPTMDQDPPTMKVTLKHVYSYRGKDVRSNIEMLPTGELVFFSANLVVLMNITGEDRSQRIYHGHTCDVKCITLHPNKILVASGQSSCHSVEKFQKPEHTSPIDSPEDLVRQLEMEHTEAHVRIWDTIKLTTLMVLNGFEKGICHVAFSKTDSGSLLAVVDDSLKHLMSVWNWQKGKREGEVKASNDVVFECKWHPTIRNLIVLYGKGHFSFFNYDPATGVLVKTVATFEGRDKPKTVLSMCFGENDQVVTGDSNGTISIWDPRTCKTTKQAHSVHPGGVYSLTLAKSGKILSGGKDRMVSEWDLQDLVRTRRPIELPDEKGFPRVILQNGSELIIGTSSNTLLFGNIENSTNLTSLIEGDPGNLTFLLTCSSNQLITSSQCGTLRIWNHIDKKVEFSKKFIDSVECVDVDVTNTHIILGFAAGLWIVMNITKQQTIQEKKEGTAPITAVKFAPSGATFAVATKDPHLTIYRIDASKNLLVIARIHHIPAPIVALDFSSDSQYLRGQSIGAHLLFWTKAGEICDGTSVKDVKWGSSRVKIGFETALVAHSSNGQVTAVAQCEDISACGMENGTIRIYKNPVTSVTAGFVELLGHGRIIKSVAFSNKIQLFSCSPTDNSVFEWCLE, from the exons atgttcaccGTTCCTGGTTTCTGTTCTCTGCGATCTCAGGTGCAGACCCAACAGCCAAGAGGTGCGAATTTCT ACGAGCTGATACTCAATGAGAATGATCGGTTGAAATTTCGAGTTGATGAACTGGAGAAGATTGTGGTTGCTCAAAGGAATGAAATC CTTCTTTTACAAAGCTCTACAGTAGAAATACTGCGAAGGCTACAAAATCTTGAAATACAAGATCAATCGAGATCGCCCACATGTTCAGGATACAGTTCAC ttccTCGTCGAATTTCGGGGTCGAAAAGCTCATATACAATGTCTCCGTCACATGCTCCACCTCGCTCATCTCATGCGAATTCCAAAAGTCTTTACATAAATGGAATGAATAATAATTCAGAGGAAGTTTCACCCGGTCCACCACGCCACCGCCCACCAACACGGGGAAGTGATGGTATGGTGAATGTGTCCGTTGGCAAATCAGCTAGAGGATCACCAATGAGAAAATGGGTATCCACGCATGACATGAAAGATACCGATAGGTTTAGAAGACTATCAACATCGTCGGAAGCAAGTACCAGTGCAACTATGAATCCTATTGTGAATAGCGTTAGACGACTATCcac CACTCACCGTCAATCAAGCCCCTCACTATTGTCACTATGCTCTGTGATTTCCAGAAGTCCCAGCACTTCATCAATTTTGCG aaagaaCAATAGGacttgtcaattttcaaatggcAGTGGCCACCTTCCAATATTCATCGGAGGAAAAACTGTGCAAGTTCCGGTGCCAACTGGTTATG agaaCATGGACCCGACTATGGATCAAGATCCCCCAACTATGAAAGTTACATTGAAGCATGTCTACA GCTATCGTGGTAAGGATGTTCGTTCAAACATCGAAATGCTTCCAACTGGAGAACTGGTGTTCTTTTCCgcaaatttggtagttttgatGAATATTACTGGCGAAGATCGTAGTCAACGCATTTATCATGGACACACTTGCGATGTTAAATG TATTACCCTCCACCCAAACAAGATTTTAGTAGCTTCCGGACAATCTTCATGCCACTCggtagaaaaatttcaaaaacctgaACACACGTCTCCGATAGATTCGCCAGAAGATCTCGTGAGACAGTTAGAAATGGAACATACAGAAGCTCATGTCAGAATTTGGGATACGATCAAGCTAACAACGTTAATGGTTCTAAATGGATTTGAAAAGGGCATATGCCACGTGGCCTTCTCTAAGACAGATTCGGGATCATTATTGGCAGTTGTGGATGAttctttgaaacatttgatgTCTGTTTGGAATTGGCAAAAGGGAAAAAGAGAAGGCGAAGTTAAA GCGTCCAATGATGTAGTTTTCGAGTGCAAATGGCATCCAACAATTCGAAATCTGATAGTTCTATACGGAAAAGgacacttttcatttttcaactatgATCCAGCGACGGGGGTTCTTGTGAAAACTGTAGCTACTTTTGAG GGACGAGACAAGCCAAAAACAGTGTTAAGTATGTGTTTTGGGGAAAATGACCAAGTGGTCACTGGAGATTCTAATGGAACAATTTCTATTTGGGATCCGAGAACTTGTAAAACGACAAAGCAG GCTCATTCTGTGCACCCCGGTGGAGTGTACTCGTTGACACTTGCAAAATCCGGGAAGATACTTTCTGGTGGAAAAGATAGAATGGTTTCTGAATGGGATCTTCAAGATTTGGTTCGTACAAGACGTCCAATCGAATTGCCGGATGAGAAAGGTTTCCCACGTGTTATACTTCAAAATGGAAGCGAATTGATAATTGGCACTTCATCAAACACACTTTTGTTTGGAAATATCGAGAACTCAACAAATTTGACAAGTTTGATAGAG GGAGACCCTGGGAACCTAACTTTTCTTTTGACGTGCAGTTCTAATCAACTAATCACTTCTTCTCAATGCGGAACACTTCGAATATGGAATCATATTGacaaaaaagtagaattttccaagaaattcaTAGATTCAGTGGAATGTGTTGATGTTGATGTTACGAATACTCACATCATATTAGGATTTGCTGCAGGACTTTGGATTGTGATGAACATTACCAAACAGCAAACGattcaagagaaaaaagaagggaCTGCTCCCATTACGGCAGTGAAATTTGCTCCAAGTGGAGCTACATTCGCAGTTGCAACGAAG GATCCTCATCTCACTATCTATCGCATCGATGCATCTAAAAATTTGCTTGTTATTGCTCGAATTCATCATATTCCCGCTCCAATTGTTGCCCTAGATTTTTCATCCGATTCTCAATATTTACGAGGACAGTCTATTGGAGCGCATTTACTATTTTGGACGAAAGCCGGAGAAATTTGTGATGGAACATCTGTAAAAGATGTGAAATGGGGTAGTTCAAGggtgaaaattggttttgaaaCTGCTCTCGTTGCACATTCATCAAATG gacaAGTAACTGCTGTTGCTCAGTGCGAGGACATTTCAGCATGTGGCATGGAAAATGGTACAATCCGGATATACAAAAATCCAGTAACCAGTGTAACG gccgGTTTCGTTGAACTTCTTGGACACGGAAGGATTATTAAAAGTGTTGCATTCTCAAACAAAATTCAACTGTTCTCATGTTCGCCAACTGATAATTCGGTTTTTGAATGGTGCCTGGAATAA
- the F38A6.5 gene encoding T20D4.11-like domain-containing protein (Confirmed by transcript evidence), translating into MRFYSILSIFLICLNENSAFFIPPSNFEKCGFEDSLGIILCIVPVTSLFEGNINLANMTRARGIRIVDECRNATTCIAQFPCATNVQLDKVFGLLCDAFSYFSTDFAPCQKKILAQMPPCMRKAEKTLLKSDSIDHPCELISKHKPCLESEITNICGEEYWKPLDNTLNKLQKYAQIKCPNLDN; encoded by the exons ATGAGATTCTAttcgattttatcgatttttctaatttgctTGAATGAAAACTCGGCATTTTTCATTCCACcatcaaactttgaaaaatgtggatttgAAGATTCGCTCGGAATTATTTTGTGTATTGTG ccTGTCACCAGCTTGTTTGAAGGCAATATCAACTTGGCAAATATGACCAGAGCTCGTGGTATTCGAATTGTGGATGAATGCCGAAACGCAACG ACCTGTATTGCCCAGTTCCCATGTGCAACTAATGTTCAACTTGACAAAGTATTTGGTTTACTCTGTGACGCATTTTCCTACTTTTCAACAGACTTCGCACCATGTCAAAAGAAAATTCTCGCTCAAATGCCTCCTTGTATGAGAAAAGCCGAAAAAACGCTTTTGAAAAGTGATTCG ATCGATCATCCATGTGAACTCATTTCAAAGCACAAACCTTGCTTAGAATCTGAGATAACTAATATTTGCGGGGAAGAGTACTGGAAACCTCTGGATAATACTCTTAACAAGTTGCAGAAGTATGCTCAAATTAAATGCCCAAACCTGGATAACTAA
- the F38A6.4 gene encoding uncharacterized protein (Confirmed by transcript evidence), translating to MISQPLLSFRCLLIFVSGLVSVAISQSITEKTPSLNEIKNLKNTELDEIFGATMSKTPPPDLPDMGPIGSSGPDPIGRFNRVPPGPRELPINHGHALSPQPNPGQSGGEFQSLAAQGANVFATGATAFYRGAATVGEAFGIPTGNYQVPLFNQAASLFGK from the exons ATGATCAGCCAACCACTTTTAAGCTTTAGAtgcttattgatttttgtttccgGCCTCGTCTCAGTGGCAATATCTCAATCT ataacagAGAAAACACCTTCCCTtaatgaaatcaaaaacttgaaaaacacCGAACTTGATGAAATATTCGGTGCAACGATGAGCAAAACCCCGCCCCCAGACCTTCCAGATATGGGACCAATCGGATCATCTGGTCCCGATCCAATTGGTAGATTCAATCGAGTTCCACCTGGTCCACGTGAACTTCCAATTAATCATGGGCATGCTTTGAGCCCCCAACCGAATCCCGGACAGTCTGGTGGAGAGTTTCAAAGTCTCGCTGCTCAGGGAGCTAATGTTTTTGCAACTGGTGCAACAGCTTTTTATAG AGGTGCTGCAACAGTTGGAGAAGCATTCGGCATTCCAACTGGCAACTACCAAGTTCCGCTTTTTAATCAAGCCGCTtcattatttggaaaataa